The genome window GGCAACCGCACGGCAGGTATTGACGTCGAGACCCTGCCAGCGGCCCTGGCTGTCGGCGCTTGAAAAGCCTGGCGCAGACGTATTGACGCCGCAGACAAGCTGACCGCGGGACTTAACCCGATCAAGTGTTTCGCCGGCCTGCGCCGGAAGAGCAACTGCTGCGGCAGCAAGAAGAACTGCCGCGGAAAGGAGCTTGGACTTCATGTCAAAAGGTTCCTCTGATATACGAAGGGATTGAGCTTTCCGACAGGATCAGGATAGATGCCGGCCCAAAGCAGCTGAGGCGCAGTGCGGCGGCTCCATAAGAAAACGCTTGAAGTCTGAAAGAGCAAATACGCTTCCAGGTTGTTCAACCCCAGGTCTCAGCGCTGTTATTCAAGAAAATAACGCGGAAAAACAAGTGGTTAATAAGGAATTCATGGTAAAATCTCTGACCTGTGTTCAATATAGCGGAAATCGGCTCGTCCTAAGGTACCGCCAGCATCAGGAATCGCGGTGCGAGCGTGCATCCGGAACCTCATGCGGACCGCACTGAACCAAGATTTCCCGGAAAAGTTTATGGATTCCCTGCCGCAAGTTGCGGCGCTTTTCGGCCTTGTGCTGCTCAGCGCCTTTTTCTCGTCTTCTGAAATCTCCCTCGCGTCTGCCTCCAAAACACGACTGCAGACCCTTGCGGATGACGGAGACAGACGCGCCGCGCTCGTCCTTGAGCTTCAGTCTCATCCAGGGCAATTCTTCTCAGCGCTTCAGGTGCTCGTCAACGCTGCTGCACTTCTGGGCGGCGTCATTGGAGACGCAGCCTTTTCACCGTTTTTCGACTGGCTTTTCTCGATCATTCTCCCCGAGCAGAATCTCTCGCATGTGAGCTTCATCATTTCCTTCATCATCGCCACGACGCTCTTCGTAATCTTTGCGGATCTACTACCGAAGCGCCTTGCCATTGCACGTCCGGAAGCGACGGCAATGTTCGTCGTGCGTCCGATGAATGTACTCATCAAGTGCCTGCGCCCGATCGTATTCGTCCTCGAGCGGCTCTCGGATGCCTGCATCCGTTCGCTCGGCATGCCGACAAAAAGGCAGGAGACCATCACTTCTGAAGACATCCTTGCGAGCGTTGGCGCCGGCGCTGCAGCAGGCGTTATTGCCCCTGAAGAGGAGACCGTCATCCAGAACGTCTTCGAGCTTGAATCAAGGCTCGTGCCCTCTGCAATGACTGCGCGCGAAAGCATCGTCTACTTCACGCTGGATGAAACCGACGAAAGCATCCGGGCCAAGATCTCCACAGTGCCCTACAACCGCTTTCTTGTCTGCGATAAAGACCTCGACCACGTCGTGGGCTTTGTCGACTCCAAGCACCTTCTGCGCCGCGTCCTGGAAGAAAAACCCATTCTCTTCCAGGATCCTGAGCTTCTTCAGGGCGTTCAGTTTATTCCGGACTCTCTGACGCTTTCAGAAGTCCTCGACGTCTTCCAGCGCACGCATACCGACTTTGCCGTCATTCTCAATGAATATGCACTGGTGGTAGGCATCATCACGATCAACGACGTCATGGCGACCGTTATGGGCGACCTCGTCACGAATGAAGATGACGTACAGATCATTCAGCGCGATGCGGACACATGGCTTGTGGATGGCGCAACGCCAATCGACGATCTTGAGCATGCGCTCGAAATCGATGAACTTCCCGAAGACTCTGCTTACGAAACGGTTGCCGGCTTCATGATGTACATGCTCAGAAAGATCCCGAAGCGCACCGATAAAGTCGTCTGCGCCGACTATACGTTTGAAGTAATGGACGTCGACAACAACAAGATCGATCAGGTGCTCATCACGCGCAACAAGAAAAAGGCAGAGAAGCCTGTCGAATAACGGTACAGCTTTCGCAAAAGAAAAAATCCCGCGGCGAGAACTTTGTTTCGCACGCGGGATTTTTTCTACTTTCGGATCAGCCTTCCGCCTTCTTAGTCCGGCGGGACGCAGACTTTGCAGCGCTCTTCTTCGCCGCCGTCCTGCTTACGGGCTTTTTAGCCGGCGCCGTCTCCGCTTCATTTTCTGCGGATTTCGCCGCATCCTTTGCAGCGTCTTTTTCACGCTTTTCAAATTCAAACGCTACGGTTTTCTTCTTCGGATCCCAAACAAGATAGGACTTGAAGGGGCGATTCGTGCGCTTCGAAATGAATCCATCGAGCAGATGCGTTCTGCCTTCCGACAAAAGCGTTGCAGCTTCCTCTCGCGTAATCGTACGCTGCAGAATCGTGCGGCTCATGCGGAACGTACAGGTACGAGGCTCATTAACGGCATGCTCGCAGATGAAGTGATCGCCGAGCTCCAGGACGCGGCCGCGGCAAAGCGGGCAGTCGCCGACAACCGGAGCTGAGGCGATTTCCTCAGCGCCGACTTCAGGCCGTTCCTCAAAGTCAAAACGCATGCCCCATTGACCCGTTTCCTTGTCTTTTTCGAGCACAAGTTCACTCTCAAACGGGAAGCCTCTGCGGCTTACAAACCCCGTAAGGGGACCAATGCGATGATTGGCGAGAAGCTCTTCAACCTCTTCGGCTTCAAAAGCTCGGCCCGAGGGGTGCTTCGAAAGCGAGAAATAGCAGCCGGGCGTCGTGCAGGCAAAGCGTTTGTAGTTTTCAACAATTTCGCCGCCGCAGGCAGGGCACCTGTTCTTGAAGTGAATCGGGTTGACGATCGGCACGCTGTCGCCCTCGTACTGCTTGGCTACAGCGACCATGTTTTCCGTCATTTTGCGGATTTCCGCCATGAAGTCGTCGCGCGATCCCTGACTATGTTCAATCTGGGCGAGCTTGTACTCCCATTCCGCCGTGAGCTTGGGCTGCGTGAGTACGTCGATGCGAAGACCGCGCACGAGCTGCATAAGCTGAAATGCCTTGGCATTGGGCACAAGAGAACGCTCTTCGCGGCGCAGATACTTCTGCTCAATCAGACCTTCAATGGTCTGCGCACGCGTGGCCGGCGTACCGAGTCCCTTTTCTGCCATGGCATCGCGCAGCTCATCCGTTTCGAGCTTCTTGCCTGCAGACTCCATTGCGGAGAGGAGCGTCGCATCTGTAAAGCGCGCAGGGGGCCGCGTCTCATCTGCATGAGACTCAATATGCGTCGTCAAAACCTTTTCACCGTTCGAAACGGGAACAAGATCGCTCTGCGTGCGCACGGCCCTTGAAGCCACTTCCATCCAGCCGGGTTTCGTGAGCACCTTGCCTTCCGTCAGAAAGACTTCGCCCTCAACAAGGGTACGACGGGTTGTGACGTTGAATTCTGCGGCCGGGAAAAAGACGGCCATAAAGCGGC of Sutterella faecalis contains these proteins:
- a CDS encoding hemolysin family protein, whose amino-acid sequence is MDSLPQVAALFGLVLLSAFFSSSEISLASASKTRLQTLADDGDRRAALVLELQSHPGQFFSALQVLVNAAALLGGVIGDAAFSPFFDWLFSIILPEQNLSHVSFIISFIIATTLFVIFADLLPKRLAIARPEATAMFVVRPMNVLIKCLRPIVFVLERLSDACIRSLGMPTKRQETITSEDILASVGAGAAAGVIAPEEETVIQNVFELESRLVPSAMTARESIVYFTLDETDESIRAKISTVPYNRFLVCDKDLDHVVGFVDSKHLLRRVLEEKPILFQDPELLQGVQFIPDSLTLSEVLDVFQRTHTDFAVILNEYALVVGIITINDVMATVMGDLVTNEDDVQIIQRDADTWLVDGATPIDDLEHALEIDELPEDSAYETVAGFMMYMLRKIPKRTDKVVCADYTFEVMDVDNNKIDQVLITRNKKKAEKPVE
- a CDS encoding DNA topoisomerase III; translation: MAQTLVIAEKPSVAGDIARALGGFKKDGEFWTRDDMIIGSAVGHLLEIKAPEEYDVKRGRWSFANLPVIPPYFDLQPIKKSESKYTALAKKIRSRSVTDLINACDAGREGELIFRYIVQACGSKKPIRRLWLQSMTKASIQEAFTQLRSDDEMKPLEAAARSRSEADWLVGINGTRALTAFNSKDGGFFLTTVGRVQTPTLAIVVAREEEINHFKPKSFWEVHATFKAAAGEYEGKWIAPDFTKTKGMPAELRADRIWSAADAEKIVEKCTGREGTVTEQSRKATSLAPALFDLTSLQREANSRFGFPAKMTLAIAQRLYERHKVLTYPRTDAKALPDDYAPTVKETLAHLQKLPEYDAYSAKILTNGWVNPHDKRVFDNKKISDHFAIIPTGEIPKGLEETEQKIYDLVVRRFMAVFFPAAEFNVTTRRTLVEGEVFLTEGKVLTKPGWMEVASRAVRTQSDLVPVSNGEKVLTTHIESHADETRPPARFTDATLLSAMESAGKKLETDELRDAMAEKGLGTPATRAQTIEGLIEQKYLRREERSLVPNAKAFQLMQLVRGLRIDVLTQPKLTAEWEYKLAQIEHSQGSRDDFMAEIRKMTENMVAVAKQYEGDSVPIVNPIHFKNRCPACGGEIVENYKRFACTTPGCYFSLSKHPSGRAFEAEEVEELLANHRIGPLTGFVSRRGFPFESELVLEKDKETGQWGMRFDFEERPEVGAEEIASAPVVGDCPLCRGRVLELGDHFICEHAVNEPRTCTFRMSRTILQRTITREEAATLLSEGRTHLLDGFISKRTNRPFKSYLVWDPKKKTVAFEFEKREKDAAKDAAKSAENEAETAPAKKPVSRTAAKKSAAKSASRRTKKAEG